Proteins co-encoded in one Triplophysa dalaica isolate WHDGS20190420 chromosome 16, ASM1584641v1, whole genome shotgun sequence genomic window:
- the sh3tc2 gene encoding SH3 domain and tetratricopeptide repeat-containing protein 2 isoform X6, whose translation MTADEEAEAEVEAEGRGSNWSRKEALSGSSTISSGERFSPDLVLLFSGRRRSSVQPDVKLQEALRTRLRVVESSSQDVAHLFKDLSARLVSVHAEKDSFVITFKTIEEIWKFSTYLKLGYVARCLENFLCDQLLWLDPVLLCDVEICVTVDEDHLATIYLGLLTQEGTFCAKALGNSDCREDEDELTYTRNDLIMVKDIGQEPMWEGTQLSTGKHGQVPLHDTQPLPYPFYQWFLKKYPGNAGGISVTESLFDHSIVVGTCVAIVDHYPVVKDELHLHQGDIIKIEGFLFHSVNIFIGKQLTSGEMGFVHLAHVKPENIKPLNGQLVFLSEEERAALCKLNPCFESCQSDVMGNLFYSDISTVYRLDRLDDSDFTYIRNHPKSEQKTPVENPRKSTISEKSDTTPYNSSPRPSFYASRDHLERDAEVLPFSLEDTFREMDEYEEDPLTFMDEGIWEADEAEMADPILTFLNLEHFQDSLETLYDLRYSFLDAVFSGLSEDEVLQHLENLREVAKKGRMLWAHRRACFLLGRLSAKKLKFSQARVYFEEALKVPVNGFDDEPLLIALYINLTAVYLKQKMMDKLRLTLEKASALILCLPCHNFCSADEFELLNPIMHKAIIEKDKYLEARTCYLCVSLFLRLRKVEDALPFVERLQFLTITLSADEERPIAPVDLNWMLCRLYHKKYLPYLTLASISLDSEQEHSLDDAFQKIELFIKNSARLNPHWKENTSVPPAQVVVYLQQALSIASQGKDLKTQRYLCICLAGVYQQHGALEKAVPFAHQAARAGRKINEEEGFEASILLAWLLVLTEEPEKAQSTLYPLLNSLNETDSPAQRGVVYNLLALCFRKQGRVQEGAKNFHCALQISRENGNKRNEALALANMGCLCLSVGASTLAECFLLNSLQLYQFLSESPTDEEHVQTLLWLGRSFKDRGGSQEVRLCYEMGLLIAINAKNLHSQMVVANVLSRHYADLLLYGQCIVYYEHCVGLCRTLKNKKLEGEYLEMLSTLYLSLNTEKSSRKSLDYSKQSLRISIDLGKRQEESETWLQVGRIYYLIHEDELADMYLQAAVKTALKMNDPCFAMSIYEEAGDVFFKGHRNRLAALPFFRDGSLPFARSINDVHSEFRLLCKLTELLMKHKQYEEALQYATLAVQVSTTTDVPLNERVSFHRLASVYFSLGKYEMAENYYLKSLSLCPIALEHAIDVRYNVKVYCRLADLTLYKLKDPFDAMGYFHLALAAALEDKESLSSLYIIYMKLAEIHAYHMPDAELCKRYMDSAQNLRRELAGYSDSTDTQDHANAYCAESVAQTNTGLSHSSIGPESSTTSLMIPSQGESDFMVSNISHNEDMDTRFTEKTDSETSDHTNPETNCTDNTNHTNGSTLTEALTFVI comes from the exons ATGAGGAAGCGGAGGCAGAGGTGGAGGCTGAAGGCAGAGGGAGTAACTGGAGTAGGAAGGAGGCATTGAGCGGAAGCAGCACCATATCTTCAGGAGAGCGTTTTTCTCCAG ATCTCGTTTTATTATTCAGCGGTAGGCGACGATCTAGTGTCCAGCCGGATGTTAAGCTTCAGGAGGCGTTACGCACCAGACTCAGGGTTGTAGAAAGCAGCAGCCAGGACGTCGCACATCTGTTCAAG GATCTTTCTGCACGACTGGTGTCTGTTCATGCTGAGAAGGACAGCTTTGTCATCACTTTCAAGACCATTGAAGAGATCTGGAAGTTCTCTACTTATTTGAAACTAG GATACGTGGCAAGATGTCTTGAGAACTTTCTGTGTGACCAGTTATTGTGGCTGGACCCTGTGTTGCTCTGTGATGTGGAGATCTGTGTGACAGTGGATGAGGATCACTTAGCTACTATTTACCTCGGACTCCTGACACAGGAAG GAACATTCTGTGCCAAGGCTTTAGGCAACAGTGATTGCAGAGAGGATGAAGATGAGCTGACTTACACGAGGAATGATCTGATCATGGTGAAAGACATTGGTCAAGAGCCCATGTGGGAAGGAACACAGctgtccacaggcaaacatggTCAAGTGCCCCTGCATGATACGCAACCTCTCCCTTATCCATTTTATCA GTGGTTTCTTAAGAAGTATCCAGGCAATGCAGGAGGGATCTCGGTTACAGAAAGCCTCTTTGATCATTCTATTG TGGTGGGGACGTGTGTGGCAATAGTGGACCATTACCCGGTGGTTAAAGATGAGCTGCATTTACACCAGGGCGACATTATCAAGATCGAGGGATTTCTTTTCCATTCTGTGAACATATTTATAGGAAAACAACTCACCAGTGGAGAGATGGGCTTTGTTCACTTGGCCCATGTAAAACCGGAGAATATAAAACCTCT CAATGGACAATTGGTCTTTCTGAGTGAGGAGGAAAGGGCAGCACTGTGTAAACTTAACCCGTGCTTTGAGTCCTGCCAGTCTGATGTGATGGGGAATCTCTTCTACTCTGACATAAGCACTGTGTACAGATTAG ACAGACTGGATGACTCTGATTTCACTTATATTAGAAACCATCCAAAGTCAG AGCAGAAAACACCAGTAGAAAATCCAAGAAAGAGTACCATATCAGAAAAGAGTGACACAACTCCCTACAACTCTTCTCCACGGCCGTCATTCTACGCCTCTCGGGATCATCTCGAGAGAGATGCCGAAGTGCTCCCGTTTAGCCTGGAGGACACCTTCCGAGAGATGGATGAATATGAGGAAGATCCTCTAACTTTCATGGATGAGGGTATCTGGGAGGCTGATGAAGCAGAGATGGCTGACCCAATCCTGACCTTCCTAAACCTGGAACATTTTCAGGACTCATTGGAGACTCTTTATGACCTCCGATACTCTTTCCTGGACGCTGTCTTCAGTGGTCTTTCAGAGGACGAGGTTCTTCAGCATTTGGAAAACTTGCGAGAAGTAGCTAAGAAAGGCAGGATGCTGTGGGCCCATCGGCGAGCCTGCTTCCTCCTAGGCAGGCTCTCCGCCAAGAAGCTGAAATTTTCCCAGGCGCGAGTATATTTTGAAGAGGCATTGAAAGTGCCTGTTAATGGTTTTGATGATGAACCACTTTTGATTGCCCTGTACATCAATCTCACCGCTGTTTATCTGAAACAGAAGATGATGGACAAGTTGCGATTAACCCTGGAGAAGGCCAGTGCACTGATCCTGTGTCTTCCATGCCACAACTTCTGCTCCGCGGATGAGTTTGAGCTCCTCAATCCTATCATGCACAAAGCCATAATCGAAAAGGACAAGTACCTTGAAGCTCGGACATGCTACCTCTGCGTGTCACTCTTTCTTCGCCTGAGGAAAGTAGAGGATGCTTTGCCGTTCGTTGAGAGACTTCAGTTTCTTACCATCACTTTGTCTGCTGATGAAGAGAGACCTATTGCCCCAGTTGATCTTAACTGGATGCTGTGCAGGCtgtatcataaaaaatatttgcccTATCTTACACTAGCCTCTATAAGCCTGGACTCAGAACAAGAACATTCATTGGACGATGCATTCCAGAAAATTGaactctttattaaaaactcaGCCAGACTCAATCCCCACTGGAAGGAAAATACCTCAGTGCCTCCTGCACAGGTTGTGGTTTACCTTCAGCAGGCCTTGTCCATAGCTAGCCAAGGGAAAGATCTGAAGACTCAAAGATATCTTTGCATTTGCCTGGCTGGTGTTTACCAGCAGCATGGAGCTCTAGAAAAAGCTGTGCCTTTTGCCCACCAGGCGGCCCGGGCGGGGAGGAAAATAAATGAGGAGGAGGGCTTTGAGGCATCTATACTACTGGCCTGGCTTTTGGTTCTAACGGAGGAACCCGAAAAAGCCCAGTCCACCCTGTATCCATTGCTCAACTCTTTGAATGAAACAGACAGTCCGGCACAGCGTGGGGTGGTCTACAACCTCCTAGCCCTGTGCTTCCGCAAACAGGGAAGAGTTCAAGAGGGTGCCAAAAACTTCCATTGCGCCTTGCAGATTTCCAGAGAGAATGGGAACAAGAGGAATGAAGCGCTGGCCCTGGCTAACATGGGTTGCTTGTGTCTGTCTGTAGGGGCTTCTACCCTGGCAGAATGTTTTCTGCTAAATTCCCTACAACTCTACCAGTTTCTCTCAGAGAGCCCCACGGACGAGGAGCACGTCCAGACTCTTCTGTGGCTGGGCAGGAGCTTCAAGGACAGAGGAGGGAGTCAGGAAGTCAGGCTGTGCTATGAGATGGGTCTACTTATTGCCATTAATGCCAAAAATTTGCACA GTCAGATGGTTGTGGCAAATGTTCTAAGTCGTCATTATGCTGACTTGCTGCTATACGGACAGTGTATTGTTTACTATGAGCATTGTGTGGGGCTATGCAGAactctaaaaaacaaaaaactagaAGGAGAATATCTGGAGATGCTCAGCACCCTCTATCTCTCATTAAACACAGAGAA GTCTTCAAGGAAGTCTCTTGATTACTCAAAGCAAAGCTTAAGGATCTCCATAGATCTGGGGAAAAGACAGGAAGAGTCTGAGACGTGGCTGCAGGTGGGCCGTATCTACTATCTGATCCATGAGGATGAGCTGGCTGACATGTACCTTCAG gCAGCAGTAAAGACAGCCCTGAAGATGAATGATCCATGCTTTGCTATGAGCATTTATGAGGAGGCGGGAGATGTGTTTTTCAAGGGACACAGAAACCGCCTAGCTGCTCTACCTTTTTTCAGG gatGGGAGTCTGCCGTTTGCCCGCAGTATTAATGATGTGCACTCGGAGTTCAGGCTGTTGTGTAAACTCACAGAACTTctaatgaaacacaaacagtaTGAAGAGGCTCTGCAATACGCCACACTCGCAGTTCAGGTCAGCACCACCACTG ATGTGCCTCTGAATGAGAGAGTGTCCTTCCATCGTCTTGCATCAGTGTACTTCTCTTTAGGGAAGTATGAGATGGCTGAAAACTACTACCTGAAGTCTCTTTCACTCTGCCCCATTGCACTGGAACATGCCATTGATGTTCGGTACAATGTTAAAGTGTACTGTAGACTGGCTGATCTGACCCTATACAAATTAAAG GATCCGTTTGATGCCATGGGCTACTTCCACTTGGCCCTGGCAGCAGCTCTGGAGGACAAAGAAAGCCTGAGTTCGCTGTACATCATCTACATGAAACTGGCAGAGATCCATGCCTACCACATGCCTGATGCAGAACTATGTAAGAGATACATGGACAGTGCACAGAATCTGAGAAGAGAACTGGCAGGATACTCTGACTCTACGGACACACAGGACCATGCAAATGCATACTGTGCTGAGTCTGTCGCTCAAACTAACACTGGCCTTTCACACTCCAGCATTGGTCCAGAATCCAGCACGACTAGCCTTATGATCCCTTCCCAGGGGGAGTCTGATTTCATGGTGTCTAACATCAGTCACAATGAAGACATGGACACCCGGTTTACAGAGAAAACAGACTCCGAGACTTCTGATCATACCAATCCAGAGACTAATTGTACGGATAATACAAACCACACTAATGGAAGTACATTGACGGAAGCTTTGACATTTGTAATATAG
- the sh3tc2 gene encoding SH3 domain and tetratricopeptide repeat-containing protein 2 isoform X5 → MGNRFIHEDEEAEAEVEAEGRGSNWSRKEALSGSSTISSGERFSPDLVLLFSGRRRSSVQPDVKLQEALRTRLRVVESSSQDVAHLFKDLSARLVSVHAEKDSFVITFKTIEEIWKFSTYLKLGYVARCLENFLCDQLLWLDPVLLCDVEICVTVDEDHLATIYLGLLTQEGTFCAKALGNSDCREDEDELTYTRNDLIMVKDIGQEPMWEGTQLSTGKHGQVPLHDTQPLPYPFYQWFLKKYPGNAGGISVTESLFDHSIVVGTCVAIVDHYPVVKDELHLHQGDIIKIEGFLFHSVNIFIGKQLTSGEMGFVHLAHVKPENIKPLNGQLVFLSEEERAALCKLNPCFESCQSDVMGNLFYSDISTVYRLDRLDDSDFTYIRNHPKSEQKTPVENPRKSTISEKSDTTPYNSSPRPSFYASRDHLERDAEVLPFSLEDTFREMDEYEEDPLTFMDEGIWEADEAEMADPILTFLNLEHFQDSLETLYDLRYSFLDAVFSGLSEDEVLQHLENLREVAKKGRMLWAHRRACFLLGRLSAKKLKFSQARVYFEEALKVPVNGFDDEPLLIALYINLTAVYLKQKMMDKLRLTLEKASALILCLPCHNFCSADEFELLNPIMHKAIIEKDKYLEARTCYLCVSLFLRLRKVEDALPFVERLQFLTITLSADEERPIAPVDLNWMLCRLYHKKYLPYLTLASISLDSEQEHSLDDAFQKIELFIKNSARLNPHWKENTSVPPAQVVVYLQQALSIASQGKDLKTQRYLCICLAGVYQQHGALEKAVPFAHQAARAGRKINEEEGFEASILLAWLLVLTEEPEKAQSTLYPLLNSLNETDSPAQRGVVYNLLALCFRKQGRVQEGAKNFHCALQISRENGNKRNEALALANMGCLCLSVGASTLAECFLLNSLQLYQFLSESPTDEEHVQTLLWLGRSFKDRGGSQEVRLCYEMGLLIAINAKNLHSQMVVANVLSRHYADLLLYGQCIVYYEHCVGLCRTLKNKKLEGEYLEMLSTLYLSLNTEKSSRKSLDYSKQSLRISIDLGKRQEESETWLQVGRIYYLIHEDELADMYLQAAVKTALKMNDPCFAMSIYEEAGDVFFKGHRNRLAALPFFRDGSLPFARSINDVHSEFRLLCKLTELLMKHKQYEEALQYATLAVQVSTTTDVPLNERVSFHRLASVYFSLGKYEMAENYYLKSLSLCPIALEHAIDVRYNVKVYCRLADLTLYKLKDPFDAMGYFHLALAAALEDKESLSSLYIIYMKLAEIHAYHMPDAELCKRYMDSAQNLRRELAGYSDSTDTQDHANAYCAESVAQTNTGLSHSSIGPESSTTSLMIPSQGESDFMVSNISHNEDMDTRFTEKTDSETSDHTNPETNCTDNTNHTNGSTLTEALTFVI, encoded by the exons ATGAGGAAGCGGAGGCAGAGGTGGAGGCTGAAGGCAGAGGGAGTAACTGGAGTAGGAAGGAGGCATTGAGCGGAAGCAGCACCATATCTTCAGGAGAGCGTTTTTCTCCAG ATCTCGTTTTATTATTCAGCGGTAGGCGACGATCTAGTGTCCAGCCGGATGTTAAGCTTCAGGAGGCGTTACGCACCAGACTCAGGGTTGTAGAAAGCAGCAGCCAGGACGTCGCACATCTGTTCAAG GATCTTTCTGCACGACTGGTGTCTGTTCATGCTGAGAAGGACAGCTTTGTCATCACTTTCAAGACCATTGAAGAGATCTGGAAGTTCTCTACTTATTTGAAACTAG GATACGTGGCAAGATGTCTTGAGAACTTTCTGTGTGACCAGTTATTGTGGCTGGACCCTGTGTTGCTCTGTGATGTGGAGATCTGTGTGACAGTGGATGAGGATCACTTAGCTACTATTTACCTCGGACTCCTGACACAGGAAG GAACATTCTGTGCCAAGGCTTTAGGCAACAGTGATTGCAGAGAGGATGAAGATGAGCTGACTTACACGAGGAATGATCTGATCATGGTGAAAGACATTGGTCAAGAGCCCATGTGGGAAGGAACACAGctgtccacaggcaaacatggTCAAGTGCCCCTGCATGATACGCAACCTCTCCCTTATCCATTTTATCA GTGGTTTCTTAAGAAGTATCCAGGCAATGCAGGAGGGATCTCGGTTACAGAAAGCCTCTTTGATCATTCTATTG TGGTGGGGACGTGTGTGGCAATAGTGGACCATTACCCGGTGGTTAAAGATGAGCTGCATTTACACCAGGGCGACATTATCAAGATCGAGGGATTTCTTTTCCATTCTGTGAACATATTTATAGGAAAACAACTCACCAGTGGAGAGATGGGCTTTGTTCACTTGGCCCATGTAAAACCGGAGAATATAAAACCTCT CAATGGACAATTGGTCTTTCTGAGTGAGGAGGAAAGGGCAGCACTGTGTAAACTTAACCCGTGCTTTGAGTCCTGCCAGTCTGATGTGATGGGGAATCTCTTCTACTCTGACATAAGCACTGTGTACAGATTAG ACAGACTGGATGACTCTGATTTCACTTATATTAGAAACCATCCAAAGTCAG AGCAGAAAACACCAGTAGAAAATCCAAGAAAGAGTACCATATCAGAAAAGAGTGACACAACTCCCTACAACTCTTCTCCACGGCCGTCATTCTACGCCTCTCGGGATCATCTCGAGAGAGATGCCGAAGTGCTCCCGTTTAGCCTGGAGGACACCTTCCGAGAGATGGATGAATATGAGGAAGATCCTCTAACTTTCATGGATGAGGGTATCTGGGAGGCTGATGAAGCAGAGATGGCTGACCCAATCCTGACCTTCCTAAACCTGGAACATTTTCAGGACTCATTGGAGACTCTTTATGACCTCCGATACTCTTTCCTGGACGCTGTCTTCAGTGGTCTTTCAGAGGACGAGGTTCTTCAGCATTTGGAAAACTTGCGAGAAGTAGCTAAGAAAGGCAGGATGCTGTGGGCCCATCGGCGAGCCTGCTTCCTCCTAGGCAGGCTCTCCGCCAAGAAGCTGAAATTTTCCCAGGCGCGAGTATATTTTGAAGAGGCATTGAAAGTGCCTGTTAATGGTTTTGATGATGAACCACTTTTGATTGCCCTGTACATCAATCTCACCGCTGTTTATCTGAAACAGAAGATGATGGACAAGTTGCGATTAACCCTGGAGAAGGCCAGTGCACTGATCCTGTGTCTTCCATGCCACAACTTCTGCTCCGCGGATGAGTTTGAGCTCCTCAATCCTATCATGCACAAAGCCATAATCGAAAAGGACAAGTACCTTGAAGCTCGGACATGCTACCTCTGCGTGTCACTCTTTCTTCGCCTGAGGAAAGTAGAGGATGCTTTGCCGTTCGTTGAGAGACTTCAGTTTCTTACCATCACTTTGTCTGCTGATGAAGAGAGACCTATTGCCCCAGTTGATCTTAACTGGATGCTGTGCAGGCtgtatcataaaaaatatttgcccTATCTTACACTAGCCTCTATAAGCCTGGACTCAGAACAAGAACATTCATTGGACGATGCATTCCAGAAAATTGaactctttattaaaaactcaGCCAGACTCAATCCCCACTGGAAGGAAAATACCTCAGTGCCTCCTGCACAGGTTGTGGTTTACCTTCAGCAGGCCTTGTCCATAGCTAGCCAAGGGAAAGATCTGAAGACTCAAAGATATCTTTGCATTTGCCTGGCTGGTGTTTACCAGCAGCATGGAGCTCTAGAAAAAGCTGTGCCTTTTGCCCACCAGGCGGCCCGGGCGGGGAGGAAAATAAATGAGGAGGAGGGCTTTGAGGCATCTATACTACTGGCCTGGCTTTTGGTTCTAACGGAGGAACCCGAAAAAGCCCAGTCCACCCTGTATCCATTGCTCAACTCTTTGAATGAAACAGACAGTCCGGCACAGCGTGGGGTGGTCTACAACCTCCTAGCCCTGTGCTTCCGCAAACAGGGAAGAGTTCAAGAGGGTGCCAAAAACTTCCATTGCGCCTTGCAGATTTCCAGAGAGAATGGGAACAAGAGGAATGAAGCGCTGGCCCTGGCTAACATGGGTTGCTTGTGTCTGTCTGTAGGGGCTTCTACCCTGGCAGAATGTTTTCTGCTAAATTCCCTACAACTCTACCAGTTTCTCTCAGAGAGCCCCACGGACGAGGAGCACGTCCAGACTCTTCTGTGGCTGGGCAGGAGCTTCAAGGACAGAGGAGGGAGTCAGGAAGTCAGGCTGTGCTATGAGATGGGTCTACTTATTGCCATTAATGCCAAAAATTTGCACA GTCAGATGGTTGTGGCAAATGTTCTAAGTCGTCATTATGCTGACTTGCTGCTATACGGACAGTGTATTGTTTACTATGAGCATTGTGTGGGGCTATGCAGAactctaaaaaacaaaaaactagaAGGAGAATATCTGGAGATGCTCAGCACCCTCTATCTCTCATTAAACACAGAGAA GTCTTCAAGGAAGTCTCTTGATTACTCAAAGCAAAGCTTAAGGATCTCCATAGATCTGGGGAAAAGACAGGAAGAGTCTGAGACGTGGCTGCAGGTGGGCCGTATCTACTATCTGATCCATGAGGATGAGCTGGCTGACATGTACCTTCAG gCAGCAGTAAAGACAGCCCTGAAGATGAATGATCCATGCTTTGCTATGAGCATTTATGAGGAGGCGGGAGATGTGTTTTTCAAGGGACACAGAAACCGCCTAGCTGCTCTACCTTTTTTCAGG gatGGGAGTCTGCCGTTTGCCCGCAGTATTAATGATGTGCACTCGGAGTTCAGGCTGTTGTGTAAACTCACAGAACTTctaatgaaacacaaacagtaTGAAGAGGCTCTGCAATACGCCACACTCGCAGTTCAGGTCAGCACCACCACTG ATGTGCCTCTGAATGAGAGAGTGTCCTTCCATCGTCTTGCATCAGTGTACTTCTCTTTAGGGAAGTATGAGATGGCTGAAAACTACTACCTGAAGTCTCTTTCACTCTGCCCCATTGCACTGGAACATGCCATTGATGTTCGGTACAATGTTAAAGTGTACTGTAGACTGGCTGATCTGACCCTATACAAATTAAAG GATCCGTTTGATGCCATGGGCTACTTCCACTTGGCCCTGGCAGCAGCTCTGGAGGACAAAGAAAGCCTGAGTTCGCTGTACATCATCTACATGAAACTGGCAGAGATCCATGCCTACCACATGCCTGATGCAGAACTATGTAAGAGATACATGGACAGTGCACAGAATCTGAGAAGAGAACTGGCAGGATACTCTGACTCTACGGACACACAGGACCATGCAAATGCATACTGTGCTGAGTCTGTCGCTCAAACTAACACTGGCCTTTCACACTCCAGCATTGGTCCAGAATCCAGCACGACTAGCCTTATGATCCCTTCCCAGGGGGAGTCTGATTTCATGGTGTCTAACATCAGTCACAATGAAGACATGGACACCCGGTTTACAGAGAAAACAGACTCCGAGACTTCTGATCATACCAATCCAGAGACTAATTGTACGGATAATACAAACCACACTAATGGAAGTACATTGACGGAAGCTTTGACATTTGTAATATAG